A stretch of Desulfovermiculus halophilus DSM 18834 DNA encodes these proteins:
- a CDS encoding serine/threonine-protein kinase, whose product MQFEKSQLSLLVEDAMELIHLNMGVWRFDPSDLLGPEGGFGAVFRGVDKEGSSVAVKRLKLSVANAAHRELSIANELAGQTHQHVMPILDSGQDSDSERYYVVMPCASKSLDDLIKERGSIGEKGAAAILLQITEGLLEVSHLVHRDLKPGNILFHGDRWKIADFGIARFVEESTSQRTLKGCLSPEYAAPEQWRLEHASGATDIYALGCIGYTLLKGSPPFNGPAKEDFHNQHINEQPPTMDTVQPQLRSLLTMMLRKSQHSRPSLQRVRTILTALCDQSNAHSAQSGFEDLAGAGAKIAERESQEEARRKKEISERQNRNALCAEALTILASIRNELFDQIMIAAPSAQQKIKGKIVLGGASLEVEEMGLNPIDKGMFPRSGWDVAAGAVIRVKQHHPSYMWSSSLWYCKLHDNDEYRWREISYFKNPFSKRRLQFEPYSIDEPRAADDAVAPGVMADDQVAWGPETIDDENAESFFRRWADRFAAAARCQLRQPSRLPLR is encoded by the coding sequence ATGCAGTTCGAGAAATCACAACTATCACTACTAGTTGAGGATGCAATGGAGCTAATTCACTTGAATATGGGAGTATGGAGATTTGATCCATCTGATCTGCTTGGTCCTGAAGGGGGCTTTGGAGCTGTGTTTCGGGGCGTGGATAAGGAAGGTAGTTCTGTTGCTGTGAAACGCCTTAAGTTATCAGTCGCAAATGCCGCACACCGAGAACTATCTATCGCGAATGAACTGGCTGGACAAACGCACCAGCACGTAATGCCTATTCTGGACTCTGGGCAAGACAGTGATAGCGAAAGATATTATGTTGTCATGCCATGTGCTAGTAAGAGCCTTGACGATCTAATAAAGGAGCGAGGTAGCATCGGGGAAAAAGGGGCAGCAGCAATCCTTTTACAGATCACAGAAGGGTTGTTGGAAGTGTCACACTTGGTTCACAGAGATCTTAAGCCCGGAAATATCCTTTTTCATGGGGATAGGTGGAAGATAGCGGATTTCGGAATTGCTAGATTTGTAGAGGAGTCAACGTCACAGAGAACGTTGAAGGGTTGTTTGAGCCCAGAATACGCAGCTCCAGAACAATGGCGACTGGAGCATGCGAGTGGGGCAACAGATATTTATGCTTTGGGGTGCATTGGCTATACCCTGCTGAAAGGCTCGCCACCGTTTAATGGCCCGGCAAAGGAAGATTTTCACAACCAGCACATCAATGAGCAGCCTCCAACAATGGACACCGTTCAGCCCCAGCTGCGCTCACTACTTACGATGATGCTTCGTAAATCCCAACATTCTCGGCCCTCGCTACAAAGGGTAAGAACGATATTGACTGCGCTTTGTGACCAGTCCAATGCCCATTCTGCGCAGAGTGGATTTGAAGATTTAGCGGGTGCCGGCGCTAAAATTGCTGAACGAGAAAGCCAGGAGGAAGCACGACGCAAGAAGGAAATTTCGGAAAGGCAAAATCGGAATGCTCTCTGCGCAGAAGCGTTGACCATTTTAGCGTCTATTAGAAACGAGCTTTTTGACCAAATCATGATTGCAGCACCATCTGCTCAGCAAAAAATCAAGGGGAAGATTGTCTTGGGTGGTGCGTCACTTGAAGTGGAAGAGATGGGACTGAATCCAATAGATAAAGGCATGTTCCCCCGATCAGGGTGGGATGTTGCAGCTGGTGCTGTGATTCGTGTCAAGCAACACCATCCATCGTACATGTGGAGTTCCTCGCTATGGTACTGCAAACTGCACGACAATGATGAATACCGCTGGCGTGAGATATCGTATTTCAAGAATCCTTTTTCCAAGAGACGACTGCAATTCGAGCCCTATAGTATTGATGAACCAAGAGCAGCCGATGATGCAGTTGCACCCGGCGTAATGGCTGATGACCAAGTAGCTTGGGGTCCAGAAACGATCGATGATGAGAATGCTGAGTCGTTCTTTCGGCGGTGGGCTGATCGATTTGCAGCTGCGGCTCGATGTCAACTTAGACAACCATCAAGGCTTCCCTTGAGGTAG
- the brxL gene encoding protease Lon-related BREX system protein BrxL: MENETLSLDALLNEHFQGKVVRKDLTKLLKEGANVPVYVLEYLLGMYCASDDEDIIQEGIQSVKNILAQNYVRPDEAEKVKSTIRERGTFKIIDKVTVTLNEKRDCYEAFLSNLGVKGVEISSTTVKEFDKLLVGGIWCIIGINYFHEEGQKGSPFSIHELKPIQMPNMDMQALYDGRRAFTEEQWMHVLLRSTGLEPTALEERAQWHLLTRLIPLVENNFNVCELGPRGTGKSHVYKEISPNSILVSGGQTTVANLFYNMSSHKVGLVGVWDVVAFDEVAGIKFKEKDGVQIMKDYMASGSFSRGRDAISANAAMVFVGNINQSVDTLLKTSHLFAPFPEHMIDTAFFDRMHCYIPGWEIPKMRPEFFTNLYGLIVDYLAEYFREMRKTTFADAIDTYFLLGNNLNQRDTIAVRKTVSGLLKLLYPHGDYDQEAVEKCLHYALECRRRVKEQLKRLGGMEFYDVHFSYIDQETREEKFVGVPEQGGSSLIPEGPLNPGTLHTVGTGSSGQLGLYRIELQVTAGNGKLSISGVGSSAKAKEPIKVAFDYFKAQSNRISASLKPGDHDYHLHIVEMHNTGPNNAMTLPCFLALCSGLMGRPVQGSLVVLGDMSLGGNVIQADNLAASLQVAFDAGAKRVLLPMSSVGDIPTIPGELFAKFQTSFYSDPVDAVFKGLGVE, translated from the coding sequence ATGGAAAACGAAACCCTCAGCCTTGATGCCCTGCTCAATGAGCATTTTCAGGGCAAGGTGGTGCGTAAGGATCTGACCAAGCTGCTCAAGGAAGGAGCCAATGTTCCGGTCTATGTCCTGGAATACTTGCTTGGCATGTACTGTGCCTCAGACGATGAAGACATCATCCAGGAAGGAATCCAGAGCGTCAAAAACATCCTGGCTCAGAACTATGTCCGGCCGGATGAGGCAGAAAAGGTCAAATCCACCATCAGGGAGCGGGGGACTTTCAAGATCATCGACAAGGTCACTGTGACCTTGAATGAAAAACGGGATTGCTACGAGGCCTTTCTCTCCAACCTGGGCGTGAAGGGGGTGGAGATCTCCAGCACAACGGTCAAGGAGTTTGACAAGCTCCTGGTGGGCGGAATCTGGTGCATTATTGGAATCAACTATTTTCATGAGGAAGGCCAGAAAGGCTCCCCGTTTTCCATCCACGAGCTCAAACCCATCCAGATGCCGAATATGGATATGCAGGCCCTGTATGATGGACGCCGGGCTTTTACCGAAGAGCAGTGGATGCATGTCCTTTTGCGCTCAACAGGTCTGGAGCCTACGGCACTGGAGGAACGGGCTCAGTGGCACCTCCTGACCCGGCTGATCCCACTGGTGGAGAACAACTTCAATGTCTGTGAGCTTGGACCGCGGGGAACCGGCAAGAGCCATGTGTATAAGGAGATCAGCCCCAACAGCATCCTGGTATCCGGCGGACAGACCACAGTAGCCAACCTGTTCTACAACATGAGTTCGCACAAGGTGGGCCTAGTCGGGGTATGGGATGTTGTGGCCTTTGACGAGGTGGCCGGGATCAAGTTCAAGGAAAAGGACGGGGTGCAGATCATGAAGGACTACATGGCCTCCGGCTCCTTTTCCCGGGGCCGGGACGCCATCAGCGCCAATGCGGCCATGGTCTTTGTGGGCAATATCAACCAGAGCGTGGACACCCTGCTCAAGACCAGCCATCTCTTTGCCCCATTTCCGGAACATATGATCGATACCGCATTTTTCGACCGCATGCACTGCTACATCCCGGGCTGGGAGATTCCCAAGATGCGCCCGGAATTTTTCACCAACCTCTATGGGCTGATCGTGGACTACCTGGCGGAATATTTCCGGGAGATGCGCAAGACCACTTTTGCCGACGCCATCGACACCTACTTTCTGCTGGGCAACAACTTGAACCAGCGAGACACCATTGCCGTACGCAAGACCGTCTCCGGCCTGCTCAAACTCCTCTATCCCCATGGAGACTATGACCAGGAGGCAGTGGAAAAATGCCTGCACTACGCCCTGGAGTGCCGCAGGAGGGTCAAAGAGCAGCTCAAACGGCTGGGGGGCATGGAGTTCTATGACGTCCACTTCAGCTATATCGACCAGGAAACCAGGGAAGAAAAATTCGTCGGCGTCCCGGAGCAGGGAGGGAGCTCACTGATACCAGAGGGACCGCTCAACCCCGGCACCCTGCACACAGTAGGCACCGGAAGTAGCGGCCAGCTCGGTCTGTATAGAATTGAGCTGCAAGTGACCGCAGGCAACGGCAAGCTATCCATCTCCGGGGTGGGCTCCAGCGCCAAAGCCAAAGAGCCGATCAAAGTGGCCTTTGACTACTTCAAGGCCCAGTCCAACCGGATCAGCGCATCTCTCAAGCCAGGAGACCATGACTACCACCTGCATATTGTGGAGATGCACAATACCGGACCCAACAATGCCATGACCCTTCCCTGCTTCCTGGCTCTGTGCTCAGGGCTTATGGGCCGTCCGGTGCAGGGAAGCCTGGTGGTCCTTGGGGACATGAGCCTGGGCGGCAACGTGATCCAAGCCGACAACCTGGCCGCCAGCCTGCAAGTGGCCTTTGACGCCGGAGCCAAACGCGTTCTGCTGCCCATGAGCAGTGTTGGCGACATCCCCACAATACCTGGCGAACTGTTCGCCAAGTTCCAGACCAGCTTTTACTCCGATCCTGTGGATGCTGTGTTTAAGGGGCTGGGGGTGGAGTGA
- a CDS encoding DEAD/DEAH box helicase, whose translation MQATMTVNNRLEIRNVAEGILKSIKRATTLDNPVYKDAVKYDRYVGDLNPHIELWEEIGDGVAVPRGWGMQCLDLLKRYGIQPKLIDQKRAFSHIELTFKGELRDYQLRAVQDVTQRAFGVLEAATGSGKTIMALAIIAARKQPCLILVHTKELLHQWADRIRSFLGIEPGLIGDGKLDVQPVTVGLVHTVRKHLDELPLHFGHIVVDEAHRTPSTMFTETVQAFDSKFMLGLSATPYRRDGLTKLIYLTLGDRVHQVDAQELKTNGAVMAPVVVRRETSFQYAYADDYTKMISALVRDQDRNRQIAADVIQQARSKPGTALLVSDRVAHCNTFADLIENSGLKVRVLTGQCSKQKREQIVSDVQAGKVNVLCSTVQLLGEGFDCSGLSSLFLGTPIKFKGRLLQVVGRILRPGDGKRPIVFDYVDSHVDVLKSQAKSRERAFAELAG comes from the coding sequence ATGCAAGCAACTATGACAGTAAACAACCGGCTCGAAATCCGTAATGTGGCTGAGGGCATACTGAAATCTATCAAAAGAGCCACCACGCTGGACAATCCTGTATACAAAGACGCGGTGAAGTACGACCGATATGTGGGGGACCTTAACCCTCATATAGAGCTGTGGGAAGAAATCGGGGATGGGGTCGCGGTTCCGCGCGGATGGGGAATGCAATGTCTGGATCTGCTCAAGCGGTATGGTATTCAGCCAAAGCTTATTGACCAGAAGCGGGCTTTTTCACACATAGAACTTACGTTTAAGGGAGAACTCAGGGATTACCAGCTCCGGGCTGTCCAAGATGTGACCCAAAGAGCTTTTGGAGTCCTGGAGGCAGCAACCGGATCAGGTAAGACCATCATGGCACTAGCGATCATCGCGGCCAGGAAGCAGCCATGCTTGATCTTGGTACATACAAAGGAACTGCTCCATCAATGGGCTGATCGGATCAGGTCTTTTCTGGGGATAGAGCCCGGGCTGATTGGGGATGGAAAGCTTGATGTACAACCCGTAACCGTTGGTTTGGTACATACAGTCCGGAAACATTTGGACGAACTTCCCCTGCATTTTGGGCATATCGTTGTGGATGAAGCCCACAGGACTCCCAGCACCATGTTCACAGAAACCGTCCAGGCTTTCGACTCCAAATTCATGCTTGGACTGAGCGCGACTCCATACCGGAGAGACGGTTTGACCAAACTCATATATCTGACCCTTGGGGACAGAGTCCACCAGGTCGATGCACAGGAACTGAAAACCAATGGCGCGGTTATGGCTCCAGTGGTAGTCCGTCGGGAGACAAGTTTCCAATACGCATATGCAGACGATTACACAAAAATGATTTCCGCCCTGGTTAGGGATCAGGACCGGAACAGGCAGATTGCAGCTGATGTGATCCAGCAAGCCAGATCCAAACCCGGGACAGCTTTGTTGGTATCTGATCGGGTGGCCCATTGCAATACATTCGCGGATCTGATTGAGAACAGTGGACTCAAAGTGCGAGTGCTCACCGGGCAGTGTTCCAAACAGAAAAGGGAGCAAATCGTATCTGATGTCCAGGCCGGGAAGGTAAACGTGCTGTGCTCCACTGTTCAGCTGCTGGGGGAAGGCTTTGACTGCTCCGGGCTGAGCTCTCTCTTCCTAGGAACTCCTATCAAGTTCAAGGGCCGATTGCTCCAGGTGGTAGGCAGGATACTCAGACCAGGGGATGGTAAGCGCCCAATTGTGTTTGATTACGTGGATTCACATGTGGACGTACTGAAATCGCAGGCCAAAAGCAGAGAACGAGCCTTTGCAGAACTGGCAGGTTGA
- a CDS encoding type I restriction enzyme HsdR N-terminal domain-containing protein yields the protein MNFDPSVFDDPEFKEDAVRELVIAPILNRLGYPPTGSQRVTRSKTLRHPFIRVGTRKHPVTTVPDYMIYVDDKPCLVLDAKAPTEDVLAEDHVQQSYSYAIHPEVQCKEFGLCNGRELVIFSICQPEPLLHLRYEEFEERWETIEKLLGAKYLAQPSLRRYAPDFGTALKRMGIDADTELILMETRLNLFGRVSDELITASANCDFGSGLHCVSFDFPPEMLGKIVSGLPKPLAEQFCDALSRAPFQAAAGLVLELDLIAQLGEETQVQNETFVPLLIKNVLESRFNLAQVPEDPNDVPPSVFKLRDAFVIKNTGDQP from the coding sequence ATGAATTTTGATCCAAGTGTTTTTGACGATCCCGAGTTTAAGGAAGATGCTGTTCGGGAGCTTGTTATAGCTCCCATTCTGAACAGGCTCGGTTACCCTCCAACCGGCAGCCAGAGGGTCACGCGAAGCAAGACACTCAGACATCCGTTCATCCGCGTGGGTACGCGCAAGCACCCGGTCACTACAGTACCTGATTACATGATTTACGTGGACGACAAACCATGTTTGGTACTGGACGCTAAAGCTCCGACCGAAGATGTATTGGCAGAAGACCACGTCCAGCAGTCATACAGCTATGCAATTCATCCGGAAGTCCAGTGTAAGGAGTTTGGGTTATGTAACGGGAGGGAGCTTGTAATATTCAGCATTTGTCAGCCGGAACCATTGCTTCACCTGAGGTATGAGGAATTTGAGGAGCGCTGGGAGACTATAGAAAAGCTACTCGGAGCCAAGTATCTTGCGCAGCCTTCACTTCGTCGTTACGCGCCTGATTTCGGAACAGCACTTAAACGCATGGGTATCGATGCAGACACGGAGCTAATCTTAATGGAAACTCGTCTCAACCTTTTCGGGAGGGTTAGCGACGAGCTTATTACGGCATCGGCTAACTGTGACTTCGGCTCCGGGCTGCACTGCGTTAGCTTCGACTTTCCTCCTGAGATGCTTGGGAAAATCGTGTCTGGCCTGCCAAAGCCGCTAGCAGAGCAGTTTTGCGATGCGCTCAGTAGAGCGCCGTTCCAAGCTGCTGCTGGTCTTGTTTTAGAACTAGACCTCATTGCCCAACTGGGCGAGGAGACCCAAGTGCAAAACGAGACATTCGTCCCTTTGCTGATCAAAAACGTCCTGGAGTCACGCTTTAATCTTGCCCAAGTGCCGGAAGACCCCAATGACGTTCCTCCTAGCGTTTTCAAATTACGGGATGCGTTTGTGATCAAGAATACTGGCGATCAGCCCTAA